In Tessaracoccus sp. MC1865, the DNA window CGACTGGGGCAGCCTCGTCCTGCCCACACGCTTCGGGTTCGACGGCGCGGGCACCACGGGGCCGATGTCGCCGTCGTGGGCCTCGTCGAGGTCGACGATGACGGGGGCGTGGTCGCTGGGTGCCTTGCCCTTCCGCGCGGCTCGGTCCACCCATGCGGCCGCGACCCTGTCCGCCACCGGCTGGGACGCGAGCACCAGATCGATCCGCATGCCCAGGTCCTGGTGGAACATCCCGGCGCGGTAGTCCCAGTAGCTGAAGAGGCGCTCGTGCTCGGGCCAGCGGGCCCGCACGACGTCCACCAGCCGGAACGCGTCGATCCGCGCACGCTCAGCCGGGGTCACGTGGGTGTGTCCCACGTAGGCGGAGGGGTCGAACACGTCCGCGTCGCTGGGCGCCACGTTCATGTCGCCGCACAGTGCGACCTCGGCAGGCCCTGCGGCGACGGCGGCCGCCAGCGCGTCGAGCCACTCGAGCTTGTAGGCGTAGTGGTCTGAGCCCACGGTGCGGCCGTTGGGCACGTACAGGCTGTGGATGCGGATGCCGGCGCAGGTTGCGCTGATGGCCCGGCCCTCCGTCGCGCCGAGGTAGTCAGGCTGGCCGGCGAAGTTCCGCTCCACGTCCTCCATGCCCACCCGGGACAACACGGCGACGCCGTTGAACCCGCCCAGCCCGTGGTGGGCCGCCTCGTAGCCCAGTTCGGCCAGGGGTGCGGTGAAGAGATCGGTGAAGGCGTCGTCGGTCAGTTTGGTTTCCTGCAGGCAGACGACATCGGGCCGGCGGGCCTCCAGCCAGGGCAGCAGCCGCGGCATCCGTTGCTTGGCGGAGTTGACGTTCCAGGTGGCGATCCTCACCCCTCGAGGCTACCGCCGCCGTGCGTCACGAGGTGGTGAGTGCGGCGCGAAGGCGCT includes these proteins:
- a CDS encoding exodeoxyribonuclease III; the protein is MRIATWNVNSAKQRMPRLLPWLEARRPDVVCLQETKLTDDAFTDLFTAPLAELGYEAAHHGLGGFNGVAVLSRVGMEDVERNFAGQPDYLGATEGRAISATCAGIRIHSLYVPNGRTVGSDHYAYKLEWLDALAAAVAAGPAEVALCGDMNVAPSDADVFDPSAYVGHTHVTPAERARIDAFRLVDVVRARWPEHERLFSYWDYRAGMFHQDLGMRIDLVLASQPVADRVAAAWVDRAARKGKAPSDHAPVIVDLDEAHDGDIGPVVPAPSNPKRVGRTRLPQSRD